DNA from Halobaculum sp. XH14:
TCTTCGAACTCGGCTACGATCCCCTGGACGTGCTCTCGGTCGCGGGCTCCGCCCCGGTCGCCCCCGTCAGCTACGACGAGACGGTGGCGATGGGGCGGACTAACGACGCGCTCGCGTACGGCGGCGAGGTCCACCTGACGGTCGCCGAGGACTTCGACCGGTTCGAGGAACTCCCCTCCAGCGCGGCCGACGAGTACGGCACCCCCTTCGCAGACATCTTCGCCCAGGCCGACTACGACTTCTACGAGGTGGACGAGTCCGTGTTTGCGCCCGCGTCCGTGACGGTGGACGTGGCGGACGGCCCGACGTACGCGCTCGGGGAGACGCGCGAGGACCTGCTCGCCGAGTCGTTCGGCCTCGCGTGAGTCCGTGAAGTTCAAACTCGTCCCGGAGCCGCCCTCGCCGACGGCAAACGGAGCGGATCCGGGTGAGGAGACCGGCGACGCCGGCGACGTGGAGTCGGTTCTCGCGGAGATGCAGGCCGCGGTGCCGCTCGTTCCGGGGAGCGAGGACGACTGCTGTGCCCGGCTGATGCGCCGCCGCGACCTGCCCTCCCGGGACGTCGCCCGGACGTGGCTCACCTTCCTCCGGGCGCTCGGGCTGGCCGAGGAGACGCCCTCGGGGTTCAGACGCGTCCGCGAGTCCGCGAGCCTGGCGGACCTCCGGCGCGCGTTCATCGAGAGCGTGTACGGGGCCGACGTGGTCGCGGAGACGCTCGCTCAGGCGGACAGCGAAAACCCGCTGAGGGTCGAGGACGCGTTCGACGCGCTCCGCGACCGCGTGCCGACCTGGGAACGGAACCGGACCGACGACTGGGAGTCGGTGTGGCGCGAACGCGCCCGACGCCACCTCGACTGGTTCGTGTCCCTGGGCCTCGCCGAGCGACGCGGCGGGGGGTACGTGCCGACCGACGCGCTCGCCCCGGAGGAAGTGTGACGCCGAACGCAGTCACGTTCGACCTCGACGGCACGCTCCTGGACTACCGTCGGTCGCCCGGGGAGATCCTCGCCGTCGCCTTCGACTCGGCGGGCGTCGACCCGCTGTTCCCGGTGACCGCCTACTTCGACCGGTTCGACGAGTTCAACGACCGGACGGACAGGATGGGTGAGCTACGCGCCGAGTGCTTCGCCGCGCTGGCCGAGGATCGCGGCCACGACCCCGACATCGGCAGGGCCGTCGCGGCCGCCTTCGCCGACGCGCGCGATCACGCGAACGTCGAGTGGTGTCCCGGCGCAGAGCCGCTCCTCGACGCCCTGGACCGCGGGGGCGTCCCCTGGGCCGTCGTCACCAACGGCCCGCGGGACGCACAGTCCGAAAAGCTGTCCGCGGTGGGGCTCGACCGCCGTGCCGACGCCGTGGTGTACGCGGGCCACGACACGCCCGCGAAGCCCGACCGCGAACCGTTCGTTCGCGCGCTCGAGGCGCTCGGAGCCGACCCCGCGGACGCCGCTCACGTCGGGGACTCCCACGGGACGGACGTCGTCGGCGCGCGGGCGGTCGGGATGGGAGCCGTCCACGTCCGCGACGGCACCGCGGACGGGAGCGAGCCCGCTCCGGACCTGCGGGTCGAGACGCTGGAACAGGTGATCGAGGAGGGCTGGCCGGCTCCATCGTCCGACCGCGACCCCGACTACTCGTCCGCGTAGGTCACGTCGCTCACCGTGCCGACGCCCTTGCTGCGGCCCTCGCGGAACACGAACCGCTGGCCCTCCTCGACGAGGTACGGCCGGAACTTGAACTCGACCGTCGTCTCGCCGGTGTCGCCGGGCAGCAGCCTCCCGCCCTCGGGGTGGAACACCGCAGCCTCGCTCACGGTTTCGAGGTGGATGACCGGCTCGTACCCCTCCTGGATCCGGGTCGGGTGGTTGAGCACCATCACCTCCGCCTCGAACGACCTGACTGGTCGGACGTCGGCGGTCCGGGGGACGAGCGCCATGCCGCGCTGGATCTCGGCCTCGCGGACGCCCTTCAGCGCGATGCCGACGATGCGGCCCGCCCTGGCCCTGTCGACCCGGTGGTAGTGCATCTCGATGGAGCGGACCTCCACCTCGCGGAACGAGCCGTCGGGCATCGGCCCGAGCAGGAGTTCGTCGCCCGCCTCGACCGTTCCGGCCTGGATGGTGCCCGAGGCGACCGCGCCGACGCCCTTCACGTCGTACGTCCGGTCGACGTACATCCGGAACGCCGCGTCGGCGTCGCTGGTGCGCTTCGGGAGCGCCTCCAGCAGGTCGTCGAGGTCGTCCAGTCCCTCGCGGGTGACCGCCGAGGTGGCGAACACCGGGACGACGCCGTCGCCGACCTCCTCGACGGCCGTCGGGACGCCGTGGCGCTCGGCCCGGAGCGGCGTCTGGTTGACGTCCCGGAGCATCGACTCGACCTCGTGTTCGACCTCGGCGGCGCGCTCGGCGGGGACGGCGTCGACCTTCGTCACCGCGACGAGCGTCGGGAGGTCCATCGCGAGCAGGATGCCGAGGTGCTCGCGCGTCGTCTTCGTCGGGCCGTCGTCGGCGGCGACGACGAGCAGTCCGTAGTCCAGTTTCTGCCCGACCAGCCCGCGGATGGTCGTCCGGAGCCACGGCTCGTGACCGACGGTGTCGACGAACGAGACGAGTCGGTCGGACTCCTGGACCACGCGGGCGCGGTCGGACTTGCGGTGCGGGTTGTCCATGCGGACCTGGCCGTCGTCGTCGAAGCCGTAGACGGCATACGAGAGGTCCGCCGAGAGGCCGCGTTCGACCTCGTGAGGCTGGACGTCGAGGAACGACCGGGTGCCGCCCTCGCCGTCGTCGGCCTCGCCCGTGACGAGCGAGCCGACGAGCGTCGACTTCCCGTGGTCGACGTGGCCGGCGGTGCCGACGACGATGTGCTCGTCGTCGGTTTCGAGCATCGCGCCCTCGCGGACGGTCGCAAGCCCGACCAGCCCCTCCTCGTCCGCGGGACCGGAACCGGCGCTCCAGGTCTCGACGTCGTGGATGTGCGCCTCCGCCTCCTCGGCCAGAAGCGACAGCACGTCCATGCTCTCGGAGAACTCGGCCGGCGAGATGCCGGCGACGCCGCCGTCGTCCCGGACGCCGACGACGTACAGGGCCTCGCCCTCGCCGGAGAGGACGCGGTGGCGAAGTTGTGCGGCGAGACTCTCCAGGCGGCCGTCCGCGAGGTGGACGTCCCTGGAGAGGCGGGTCTTGAACTCGATGTGCCCGCCCTCCTCCTCGCCACGCTCGATTGCCCGTTCGAGCGCGGCGCGGTCAGCGCTCATGCCTCCGGGTCAGTATCGGGCGAGTATAACGTTTTTCACGGTAGGGAGACCCAACCACGCGTACGTTTCACACGGTGAGCGCGGGGAATCGGCGGGTTCGACGACACCACGTCCCGGCAGGAAACACCCACGATGTGACGCGGTGTCCGTCAAGATGCCGGCCCACTACTGCCCGGAAGTCGACCACGGTTCTCGAGCGGTCCGGGCCCCGATCTCACTCCCTGAGAACGTCGTACGCGCGGTTCACGCGCTTGAACGCCTCCTCGTCGCCGCCCGAGTCGGGGTGGGTCTCCTTGACCCGCTCGCGGTACGCGTCCTTCACGTCCGCCTGCGACGCGCCGGGTGACAGGTCGAGTTCCCGGTAGGCGTCCGCCGGCGGCATCCCGGTCCGCATCGTCGGGGAGCCGGTCGGCCCGCCGCTCCCGCCCGGCCCGCGCGCACGTCCCGATCGGGCACCGTTCGCGCGTGCGTCACCCGATTCCGCCCACGCGCCGCCCGCCTCCGCCCGTTCCCGCGCCTCCCGGGCGAACCGTGACCGGGGATCACGGGGACCCCGGTTCGCTCCGAATCCCGGTTCCCGCCGGGCGTCGCTCTCGCGCATCCGTCGGGCCAGCCTGCCCGTCGCGTGCTCCCAGAGGATCCACGACATGATGCCGAACGGGAGCGCCACGACTAGCAGGAACGGCGAGGAGGTGAACGCCAGCACGCCCATGAGGACGGCGATGCCGGCGAACACGGCGGCCACCCCCAGCAGCAGCGGATCGCGGTCCACGCCGGGAACTGGGCGTCCCGCGACCGTAAACCTCCCGTCGCGTGACCGTCACCGGCCGCGCTGCGGTGCCGATCATCGACCGAACTGAAGTGCCGTCACCAGCAAGAGTGGGGTGGCTGTCGTTTTCCCGTGTGGCGAGCCGACACGGACGGGTCGTCGCACGCCTGCAGTGCCCTGAAGGGGGCGCGCGCCGAACCCGAACCCGGGAGTTCACATGAGTGTCAGCGGCCTCTGCCAGATCTGCGAGGCGAAGGAGGGTCGGTTCACCTGTGACAACTGTGGCGCGTTCGTGTGTGAGGACCACTACGACAGGACGGAGGGGCTCTGTGCCGACTGTCTGCGTCTCGTCCGCGGCGGCGACGAGGACCGACCGGGTGGCCGCGACGGGCCGGACACGGCGGACGGCGAGGACGACGTCGGC
Protein-coding regions in this window:
- a CDS encoding HAD family hydrolase: MTPNAVTFDLDGTLLDYRRSPGEILAVAFDSAGVDPLFPVTAYFDRFDEFNDRTDRMGELRAECFAALAEDRGHDPDIGRAVAAAFADARDHANVEWCPGAEPLLDALDRGGVPWAVVTNGPRDAQSEKLSAVGLDRRADAVVYAGHDTPAKPDREPFVRALEALGADPADAAHVGDSHGTDVVGARAVGMGAVHVRDGTADGSEPAPDLRVETLEQVIEEGWPAPSSDRDPDYSSA
- a CDS encoding GTPBP1 family GTP-binding protein; this encodes MSADRAALERAIERGEEEGGHIEFKTRLSRDVHLADGRLESLAAQLRHRVLSGEGEALYVVGVRDDGGVAGISPAEFSESMDVLSLLAEEAEAHIHDVETWSAGSGPADEEGLVGLATVREGAMLETDDEHIVVGTAGHVDHGKSTLVGSLVTGEADDGEGGTRSFLDVQPHEVERGLSADLSYAVYGFDDDGQVRMDNPHRKSDRARVVQESDRLVSFVDTVGHEPWLRTTIRGLVGQKLDYGLLVVAADDGPTKTTREHLGILLAMDLPTLVAVTKVDAVPAERAAEVEHEVESMLRDVNQTPLRAERHGVPTAVEEVGDGVVPVFATSAVTREGLDDLDDLLEALPKRTSDADAAFRMYVDRTYDVKGVGAVASGTIQAGTVEAGDELLLGPMPDGSFREVEVRSIEMHYHRVDRARAGRIVGIALKGVREAEIQRGMALVPRTADVRPVRSFEAEVMVLNHPTRIQEGYEPVIHLETVSEAAVFHPEGGRLLPGDTGETTVEFKFRPYLVEEGQRFVFREGRSKGVGTVSDVTYADE
- a CDS encoding J domain-containing protein, whose amino-acid sequence is MDRDPLLLGVAAVFAGIAVLMGVLAFTSSPFLLVVALPFGIMSWILWEHATGRLARRMRESDARREPGFGANRGPRDPRSRFAREARERAEAGGAWAESGDARANGARSGRARGPGGSGGPTGSPTMRTGMPPADAYRELDLSPGASQADVKDAYRERVKETHPDSGGDEEAFKRVNRAYDVLRE